Proteins encoded by one window of Deltaproteobacteria bacterium:
- a CDS encoding restriction endonuclease subunit S — MKVRCPDTNSQQRIADILAAYDDLIENNRRRMVLLEEAARQLYREWFVRFRFPGHEHTRIANGVPAGWERVPIGDRVTLNYGKALKAEDRSDGPCPVYGSSGIVGMHEKALVAAPVIVVGRKGNVGSVYWCPKDYWPIDTVYFIDSQTSNLWLYYALQQMHFISTDVAVPGLNRDFAYSRPLLVPEPRIVRDFLETAVPLHEQIAKLDEMNKKLRAARDLLLPRLMSGEIAV, encoded by the coding sequence CTGAAGGTCCGGTGCCCCGACACCAATTCGCAGCAACGCATCGCCGACATCCTCGCCGCGTACGACGACCTGATCGAGAACAACCGGCGGCGGATGGTACTCTTGGAGGAGGCAGCGCGGCAACTCTACCGCGAGTGGTTCGTCCGCTTCCGCTTCCCCGGCCACGAGCACACCCGCATCGCCAACGGCGTGCCCGCGGGGTGGGAGCGCGTACCGATCGGTGACCGCGTGACGCTGAATTACGGCAAAGCACTGAAGGCGGAAGATCGGTCTGATGGGCCCTGTCCGGTTTACGGCTCCAGCGGAATCGTCGGCATGCATGAGAAGGCGCTCGTAGCCGCCCCAGTAATCGTCGTTGGTCGCAAGGGCAACGTCGGCAGCGTCTACTGGTGCCCGAAGGACTACTGGCCGATCGACACGGTCTATTTCATCGATTCCCAGACGAGCAATCTGTGGCTCTACTACGCGCTCCAGCAAATGCACTTCATCAGCACGGACGTGGCCGTGCCCGGGCTGAACCGAGACTTCGCATACAGCAGACCGTTGCTGGTGCCTGAGCCGCGCATCGTGCGCGACTTCTTGGAAACGGCTGTGCCGCTACACGAGCAGATCGCGAAGCTCGATGAGATGAACAAGAAACTCCGCGCCGCCCGCGACCTGCTGCTGCCGCGCCTCATGAGCGGAGAGATTGCGGTCTGA
- a CDS encoding restriction endonuclease subunit S, which translates to MSWHASRLGDVINLKRGHDLPDSQRQDGEIPVVSSSGITGHHSEPKAKPPGVVTGRYGTIGEVFYVEEDYWPLNTALYVTDFKGITRDLSPTFCGIS; encoded by the coding sequence ATGAGCTGGCATGCCTCCCGACTTGGCGATGTGATCAACCTAAAGCGTGGTCACGACTTGCCTGACTCTCAGCGACAGGACGGCGAGATCCCGGTCGTGTCTTCTTCGGGTATCACCGGCCACCACAGTGAGCCAAAGGCGAAACCGCCAGGCGTTGTAACCGGACGGTACGGAACAATCGGCGAGGTGTTCTACGTCGAGGAAGACTACTGGCCATTGAACACCGCGCTTTACGTCACGGACTTCAAGGGCATCACCCGCGATTTGTCGCCTACTTTCTGCGGAATATCCTGA
- a CDS encoding DUF488 domain-containing protein — MLYERQRLLLTLLDALGEPLGHTDFQKLLFLYTQDWERTPSYEFVPYRFGGFSFTSYADKRRLIEAGLLAEDDQTWQLTDEGRAAARGQPVDSLQVAAFCARHAGLRSNALIAEVYRRHPYYAARSEIVDAVGLEPEDLARIAAARPVRQPAGLMTIGYEGRSLEGYLNQLLRAGVTLLCDVRRNPLSRKYGFSKGTLSKACEGVGVRYEHLPELGIASEDRRGLGTQADYDALFIQYERECLPQQTEALATIRRWVAQGERVALTCYERLPDQCHRHCVAEALQRELGRTFAPQHL, encoded by the coding sequence ATGCTGTATGAGCGCCAACGGCTCTTGCTGACGCTGCTGGACGCGCTGGGCGAGCCGCTGGGCCACACCGATTTCCAGAAGCTTCTGTTCCTCTACACACAGGATTGGGAGCGGACGCCGAGCTACGAATTCGTACCGTATCGGTTCGGCGGGTTTTCTTTCACCTCTTACGCGGACAAGCGGCGGCTGATCGAGGCTGGCCTGCTGGCCGAGGACGATCAGACGTGGCAGTTGACCGACGAGGGCCGCGCGGCGGCGCGGGGGCAGCCTGTCGACTCGCTCCAGGTGGCGGCCTTCTGCGCACGCCACGCCGGGCTGCGAAGCAACGCGCTGATTGCCGAAGTGTACCGGCGGCATCCCTATTACGCCGCGCGCAGCGAGATCGTCGATGCCGTTGGGCTCGAACCGGAGGATCTGGCGCGCATCGCTGCGGCACGGCCGGTTCGCCAGCCGGCCGGGCTGATGACGATCGGCTACGAGGGGCGCAGCCTGGAGGGGTACCTGAACCAGCTGTTGCGTGCGGGTGTGACGTTGTTGTGCGACGTGCGGCGCAATCCGTTGAGCCGCAAGTATGGATTTTCCAAAGGCACGCTGAGCAAGGCGTGCGAGGGCGTGGGGGTTCGCTATGAGCACCTGCCGGAGCTGGGCATCGCCTCCGAAGACCGGCGTGGGCTGGGGACGCAGGCAGACTACGATGCGTTGTTTATCCAGTATGAGCGGGAATGCCTTCCGCAACAGACGGAGGCGCTGGCGACAATCCGGCGCTGGGTCGCGCAAGGCGAGCGCGTAGCGCTGACCTGCTATGAGCGACTACCCGATCAATGTCACCGCCATTGCGTGGCTGAAGCGCTGCAGCGCGAACTCGGTCGGACATTTGCGCCGCAACACCTGTGA